The Tenuifilum thalassicum genome includes the window CAGTTTACCATTGGAAATATCCAGACCTTACCATCCGACTTGTTTTATGGTAAATCCGTTGGAACTCTTGCTGGTTTTGGTGGTACCGTTGGGGTTTTTGCTGTTATTGCCATGAATTTCCTTGTACCAGTAATCTCAAAGATTTCTTATACCCCAATTTTTGTAATGATTGCGGTATTTGTACCGCTTGGTATTTGGGCAATATACTACTTTGCTAAGGATATTCGCCCTGTTGATGAGAAAGAAACAAAAACAATAAGTATTAAATAATAAACCATCATTAACCTTTAAACTTTATAATTATGGAATTAAAAGGAAAAGTTGTAATTGTGACAGGTGGGGCCAGAGACATTGGCCGTGAAGTTTCGGTGAAACTTGCTAAGCTAGGTGCAAAGGTATGTGTTAACTACTTCGACAACAAAGAGGATGCCGATGAAACCCTTAAGCTAATAAAAGAGTTTGGTGGCGAGGCTATAATTGCTCAAGGTGATATGACTAAATTAGCCGATGCTGAACGTTTGGTTGCCGAAACTTGCGCTGCTTTTGGCGATAGAGTTGATGGACTTGTTAATGTTGCAGGTGGCCTTGTGGCTCGCAAAACCCTTGAGGAAATTGATGAAAACTTCTACCAGTTCCTCTTTGATGTGAACTTCAAAACCATGCTATTTGCCATGAAAGCTGCTGTGCCAAAAATGACAAATGGCGGTTCAATTGTTAACTTCTCGTCGCAAGCTGCTCGCGATGGAGGTGGCCCTGGTGCTTCTCTTTATGCATCTTCAAAAGGTGCTGTTGCTACCTTTACTCGTTCTATGGCAAAGGAATTAGGACCCAAAAATATACGTGTTAATGCACTATGCCCAGGCATGATTGCTACCTCGTTCCACGACCGGTTTACTAAACCCGAGGTGCGCGAAAAGGTAGCTGCTTCAACTCCTCTGCGTCGAGAAGGTAAACCTGAGGAGGTGGCTGATCTTGTTGCATACCTACTATCCGATGATTCAACCTTTATTACTGGCGCTAACATCGATATAAATGGTGGTTTATACTTCTCGTAATTACTTTCATTTGTTCTTGAGAGTTTTGGTTTAGTTCTTAATATTAACTTAAATTTCGTCTAATCTAAGCCGAATAAGTTTACTTTGATTTTATGTGTATTTATTCGGCTTTTTTTTCTCTAAAGATATGAGCAAAAAGGTAGTTACTTTTGGGGAAATCATGTTGAGGTTGTCAACACCAGGTTATCAGAGATTTACTCAAGCAAAAGAGTATAACGCTACTTTTGGCGGTGGTGAGGCAAATGTTGCAGTTTCCCTTGCAAATTATGGAATTAACGTTGATTTTGTAACTCGTTTACCCGAAAATGATTTAGGGCGTGCTTGTAAAATGGAACTTCAAAGGTTCGGAGTAGGCACTGATAAGATTATTTATGGGGGCAATAGGCTCGGAATTTATTTTCTTGAAACGGGTGCCGTTAGTAGGGGAAGTAAGGTCATTTATGACCGTGCATATTCTGCTTTTTCCGAAATAAAGCCCGGAATGATTGATTGGGAAAAGGTATTTGAAGGTGCCGATTGGTTCCATTGGACGGGGATAACACCAGCCGTTTCACAAGGTGCTGCTGATGTTTGCCTTGAGGCTATTCAGGTTGCAAACCGAATGGGATTAACTGTTTCGTGTGATTTAAACTATAGGAAAAACCTTTGGAAATACGGCAAGAAATGCCACGAGGTAATGCCCTCACTAGTTGAAGGATGCGATATCGTTCTTGGCAATGAGGAGGATGCAGCAATGGCGCTTAACATTCATCCCGAAGGTGTTGATGTTACAGCTGGAAAGGTTGAAGGGGCTGCCTATGAATCAGTATCTCGTCAAATCATGGCTAAGTTCCCAAAAGTGAAAAAGGTTATTACAACTCTTCGAAGTTCAATTAATGCTAACCATAACAACTGGGCTGGTGTCCTCTGGGATGGCAAAAAACTTTATGAATCCCGACATTATCAAATTACCCATATAGTTGATAGAGTAGGAGGTGGTGACTCATTTATGGGAGGACTTATTTACGGCTTACTTACTTACCAAGGTGATGATCAGAAAGCGCTCGACTTTGCTGTTGCTGCATCATGCCTTAAGCACACTATTCCTGGTGATTTTAATATGGTTACTGTGGACGAGGTGGAAAAACTGATGGGTGGCGACGCATCGGGACGGGTTTCTAGGTAGAATTATCCGACCCCTTGCTTTTTTCCATGCAAAAGGGGCTGGCTCTATTAATTTTGCAAGGTGTGGTAAAAACGCTTAGTTACTATAATGCTATAATTTGTTTTTTAAGAGACAGCCGCCTTTTGCTTTGGTTTTGCATTTTTAATACTAATAAAAAAATCCTGTATGGCACGTTTTTCTAGAATTGATGTGGCTTTAAAAATGAAAGAAACTGGATTAGTCCCTGTATTCTATAATGAAAGCCTTGAGATTTGTAAAGCAGTTGTAAAAGCCTGTTACGATGGCGGTGTGCGTTTATTTGAATTTACTAATAGGGGAGACTTTGCCCATCTTGTATTTGCAGAGCTCAATAAATGGGCAATAAATGAGATACCCGATATGATTCTGGGAGTAGGGTCCATAATCGACGGAGCTTCTGCCGCATTGTATATTGGTCTTGGTGCAAATTTTATTGTTTCACCAATTGTTGATGAGGAAACCGCAAAAATTTGTAATAAACGAAAAATTGCTTGGAGTCCTGGTTGTGGTTCGGTTACCGAAATTAGTAAGGCCCATGAACTAGGAGCAGAGGTTGTGAAGATCTTTCCAGGAAAGCAGGTTGGTGGACCTGAGTTTGTTAAAGCTGTCAAGGGCCCTATGCCTTGGACTAGTATCATGCCAACTGGGGGTGTTGCTCCTAGTGAGGATAATCTTAAGGAATGGTTCAATGCTGGGGTAACTTGTGTGGGAATGGGATCAAAGCTGTTCCCTAAGCAGGTGATTGAGAATAAACAGTTTGAATTGATATCTGCTAAATGTGCCGAAGTGCTTGAGATTATTAGTAGGGTGAAAAAGTAGCTCGATAATTAAACTTGCACATTTGAAAGAATTTATCATGGTGTATAAAAAAAAGAGGCTGATCTCCAGCCTCCTTTTTTTTAACTTATAGCTTCCTTGGCTTTTGCAATTGCCTTGTCTAGGCCATCGGGATTTTTCCCTCCTGCAGTTGCGTAGAATGGCTGTCCGCCACCACCTCCTTTAATCTCTTTGGCTGCTTCCCTTACTATGTTAGAGGCATTCAAACCATGTTTTTCTACCAACGATTCATTTATCATTACTGATAGAAGGGCCTTCCCGTTTGCTTCGGTTCCTAGCACAAGGTACAGGTTAGGTATCTCATTCTTTAGCTGGAACGATAGGTCCTTAAGTGCATCAGCATTTCCAATGCTAACCTTTTCGCAAATTATGTTGACGCCATTTTTCTCAACTACTTTAGCCTTAAGCGCAGCTTTTACCGATTTTAGCTTTTCTGCCTCAAGGCTTTCGAGTGTTTCCTTTAGCTTTTTATTATCATCTACAAGTTTTGAGGCAGCTTTCACAACATTCGAAGGATTGCCTAGTATCGATTTAATTTCATTAATTGTATCGATTTGAGTGTAAACATAGTCTTCGGCTTTTTCACCAGTAATGGCCTCAATTCGACGTACACTAGCGGCAATTGCACCTTCAGAAATTATCTTAAAGTAACCAATGTTGCCAGTAGCTTTTGTGTGAGTTCCTCCACAAAGCTCAACCGATTCACCAAATTTTATTACTCTTACCTTTTCGCCATATTTCTCGCCAAAAAGAGCCATGGCCCCCATTTGTTGGGCATTTTCAATTGGCACTTCACGATGTTCCTCAAGCTGTATGTTCTGTCTTATTATCTTATTTACCCTTTTTTCTACCTGTCGAATTTCCTCATCAGTCATTTTTTGGAAATGCGAAAAGTCGAATCGGAGGTAATCGGGATGTACCAATGAGCCTTTTTGCTCTACATGGGTTCCAAGTACTGCTCGTAAGGCATTATGAAGTAGGTGTGTTGCAGAGTGGTTGTTCGCAGTACGAATCCTTTTTTCATAGTTTACAGTAGCAAAGAACGGTACGTTGGGGGTTTGTGGCAGCTTGTCAACTAGATGTATAATAAGGTTGTTTTCTTTAAAAGTATTAAGCACCTTTAGGGTTTCTGAATCGCTTTCAAGGGTACCCGAATCGCCAACCTGGCCTCCCGATTCAGCATAAAATG containing:
- a CDS encoding SDR family NAD(P)-dependent oxidoreductase, with translation MELKGKVVIVTGGARDIGREVSVKLAKLGAKVCVNYFDNKEDADETLKLIKEFGGEAIIAQGDMTKLADAERLVAETCAAFGDRVDGLVNVAGGLVARKTLEEIDENFYQFLFDVNFKTMLFAMKAAVPKMTNGGSIVNFSSQAARDGGGPGASLYASSKGAVATFTRSMAKELGPKNIRVNALCPGMIATSFHDRFTKPEVREKVAASTPLRREGKPEEVADLVAYLLSDDSTFITGANIDINGGLYFS
- a CDS encoding sugar kinase, coding for MSKKVVTFGEIMLRLSTPGYQRFTQAKEYNATFGGGEANVAVSLANYGINVDFVTRLPENDLGRACKMELQRFGVGTDKIIYGGNRLGIYFLETGAVSRGSKVIYDRAYSAFSEIKPGMIDWEKVFEGADWFHWTGITPAVSQGAADVCLEAIQVANRMGLTVSCDLNYRKNLWKYGKKCHEVMPSLVEGCDIVLGNEEDAAMALNIHPEGVDVTAGKVEGAAYESVSRQIMAKFPKVKKVITTLRSSINANHNNWAGVLWDGKKLYESRHYQITHIVDRVGGGDSFMGGLIYGLLTYQGDDQKALDFAVAASCLKHTIPGDFNMVTVDEVEKLMGGDASGRVSR
- a CDS encoding bifunctional 4-hydroxy-2-oxoglutarate aldolase/2-dehydro-3-deoxy-phosphogluconate aldolase → MARFSRIDVALKMKETGLVPVFYNESLEICKAVVKACYDGGVRLFEFTNRGDFAHLVFAELNKWAINEIPDMILGVGSIIDGASAALYIGLGANFIVSPIVDEETAKICNKRKIAWSPGCGSVTEISKAHELGAEVVKIFPGKQVGGPEFVKAVKGPMPWTSIMPTGGVAPSEDNLKEWFNAGVTCVGMGSKLFPKQVIENKQFELISAKCAEVLEIISRVKK